The nucleotide sequence ACCTCTAAGCCAGAAAAACAGCTGGCATTATGCAGGGTATCCATATTTTCAAAATCTTACGAACTTCATTAAATTATGTCGAAGCCGCCACCAGACTGGTCAAATCCTCTGGCGATAATCATCACTATAAATTTTCCAAAATATTTATACTCTGAGCTGAAATATTTTTATCGCATAATTTACAGGTAAATCCTGCTAATTCAACAGGACTGCTGCACCAGATAAGGATTGAGAGCTAATCCCAGGCTGGAAGAGGCCTTTTCAATACTGACCTGACATATTTTTTGAAATTCTCTCATTGAATTTTGATAATCGGCAATCAATTCATTATCGTTTACCTGTCTCCGCAGCTTTTTTAATTCCTGTAAATCTTCTCTGGTTAAATTGTCATTAACCTGTTTCACCTGACATTCTTGCTGTTTTTCTTCAAATTTA is from Halarsenatibacter silvermanii and encodes:
- a CDS encoding YlbF family regulator translates to KFEEKQQECQVKQVNDNLTREDLQELKKLRRQVNDNELIADYQNSMREFQKICQVSIEKASSSLGLALNPYLVQQSC